In the genome of Streptomyces sp. Q6, the window TCCGAGACCCGCGCTCAGGCTGAGGTAGGTCAGGCCGGTGAGGGCGCCGATGCCGATCAGGCCGGTCTCGGTGATCGCGCCCTGGGTCAGGTAGAGGCGCTGGAGCCGGTCCGACCGCGGCAGATGGTCGGTGAGCGTGCCGCCGGGCAGGGCGTGACCGATCGTCAGGGAGGCCAGTCCGGTCAGCGCCGGCAGGCCCCGGGTGAGCGGCTGCTGAGGTACGCCGAGGTGGGTCAGGGCGAGGTCGGCGAGCGGCGTCAGGTCCGTGACGTGGTGGCAGCGGGTGAGGGACAGGGTGCGCAGGGCGGGCAGGTCGCGGACCGGGCGCAGGTCCCGTACGTCCGGGTTGTCGGCCAGGGCGAGAGAGGTGAGCCGGGCCGGATCGGTGCCGGCGAAGATCTCGTCCCAGCTGTACGGGCCGGTCAGGTCGAGCCGCGGCCAGGGCGGCAGGGCGCGCGTCACGTCCCACTGCTCCCGGTTGCGTACGGTCAGGTCGAGCCGGTCGCGGTCCAGGTGGGCGAGGACCTCGTCGGCGTACTCCCGCGGGTCGAACCGGTGCCAGGTGCCGACCAGTTGTCTGCGGACGGTGAGGGACGGGTGGCCGCGGAACTTCTTCAGTACGGGGAGCGCCGCCTCGCCGCCGAGGCGTGAGGCCGTCACCGTCACCGCGTGGGCCTCCTCCTCCGACAGGCCCTCGGGGCCCGGCAGGAGTTCGAGGACCAGGGGGCCCGCCTGGGCCAGTTGTTCCGCCTCGGTGACCGTGCGGGGCGGGATCAGGGCCGCGGCTCGGGCCCGTACCTCCTCGACGACCTCCTGGTCGACCGACGTGGCGTCCTGGAGGCAGGCGAGGGCGAGGAGCGTCAGCCGGACGGACGGCGACGACAGGAGGCCGCGCAGCAGGCGGCCGCGTTCCCGGGTGCGGGCGTGGGCGACGGCCATCCGCAGGACGTCCTCCCACTGGGTGTCGGCGGCGTGGCCGAGCAGCACGTCGAGGTGGCCCTCCTCGACGGCGTACCGGGCGGCGAGATGGTCGAGGAACGTGCGGTGCGCGAAGTCGACGGTGCCGGGCGCGGGGCTGCGCAGCACGCCGCTGCGCAGCAGCAGGTGGCGCAGGATCGCGGGGGCGTCGCCCTGGGCGGCGGCGCCGGGCACGGACGGCAGGGCGCGTTCGAGGAGGGCGAGGGCGGTCTCCTCGTCCATCTCGGTGCGGCCCGCGAGGACCAGGGAGTAGGCGAGGCGCTGGAGCAGTTCGATCTGGTCCTCGGTCTCCAGGTCGATGCCGTCGAGCCCGCTCATGCCCCGCTGCCGGTCCCGCTCGGTGAGGATCAGCTGGAGCGCGGCGTCGTACAGGGCCTTGCGGCGCGGCGGGAGGTAGCCGCGGCGGGCCCGGTGCAGCGCGCAGATCAGACCGCACATCAGGGGGTTGGTGGCGAGCCGGGCCAGGTCGGGCTTGGTGCGCAGCGCGTCGAGGAGCGGCTCCTCGTGCTCGGGGGCGTCGGCGGCGGTGTGCCAGCGCCGGACGAAGGACGTGACGCGGGCGCGGTCCATCGGGGCGAGCGTGAGGTCGGCGAAGCCGTCGGCGGCCAGCCAGTCGGGGCGTACGGCGGTGGGGCGCGCGGTGAGCAGCCAGCGGTTGCCGGGGTAGCCGCGGACCAGGGCGAGCAGCCAGTCGCGGACCCGGGCGCGGTCGGCGGCCGGCACCTCGTCGAGGCCGTCGATCAGGACGAGGGCGCGGCCGTCGGTCAGGACGCGCTCGGCCCAGCCGTCGGGCGGGGTGTGCGGGCAGTCCGTCGCGGCCAGGAAGTCGCCGGGGGCGGGCAGCCGGGCCGCGCGGATCAGGGTGCGCAGGGGAAGCACGTAGGGGAGCCGGTCCGGTGCCGTGAGTGCCAGCCACTGGACCAGGGTGCTCTTGCCGGAGCCGGCCGCGCCGCGCAGCAGCACGCGCGGATGCCGTACGAGGATGTCCTCCGCGGCGAGCCGGACGGTGCTGGGGGTGCCGTCGCCGCCGGGGTCCGGTGTCTCGTCGTGGGTGGTCTCCAGGCCGAGGTAGGCGACGTCGAGGGGCCAGGTCTCGGCGGTGTCGCGGACGTCGAGGCCGAAGATCGTGAGGCGGTTGTGGCGGTGGGCCAGATAGCGCCGGTAGCGCTCCTCGAACGTGCGGTCCTGGGCCGGGCGGTCGTCGCGGGCGAGCAGGGCGTCGAGTTTGGCGAGCGTCTCGGCCTGGCCGCGGCTCTGCTCGACGAGCGTGCGCGCGACGAAGGTCGACCGCTGCGTGAAGAAGTGCAGCAGGTGCAGGCAGGCCCACTCGGTGAGCGAGTCGAGGAAGTACGAGGCGTCGGCGGACAGGCCCGGGTCGGGGGCCGCGCGGCGCAGGG includes:
- a CDS encoding NACHT domain-containing protein translates to MDPAVLGTRLASSVIAPALRKLLVQEGPGAGLTDRPVRLSGLVSFRGEKRTLTDTDLARLARKLVGAAVDGPGEPPFPYDETEAVAHALARTLGALGDLAMDDVQAVRLGHRELARALRRAAPDPGLSADASYFLDSLTEWACLHLLHFFTQRSTFVARTLVEQSRGQAETLAKLDALLARDDRPAQDRTFEERYRRYLAHRHNRLTIFGLDVRDTAETWPLDVAYLGLETTHDETPDPGGDGTPSTVRLAAEDILVRHPRVLLRGAAGSGKSTLVQWLALTAPDRLPYVLPLRTLIRAARLPAPGDFLAATDCPHTPPDGWAERVLTDGRALVLIDGLDEVPAADRARVRDWLLALVRGYPGNRWLLTARPTAVRPDWLAADGFADLTLAPMDRARVTSFVRRWHTAADAPEHEEPLLDALRTKPDLARLATNPLMCGLICALHRARRGYLPPRRKALYDAALQLILTERDRQRGMSGLDGIDLETEDQIELLQRLAYSLVLAGRTEMDEETALALLERALPSVPGAAAQGDAPAILRHLLLRSGVLRSPAPGTVDFAHRTFLDHLAARYAVEEGHLDVLLGHAADTQWEDVLRMAVAHARTRERGRLLRGLLSSPSVRLTLLALACLQDATSVDQEVVEEVRARAAALIPPRTVTEAEQLAQAGPLVLELLPGPEGLSEEEAHAVTVTASRLGGEAALPVLKKFRGHPSLTVRRQLVGTWHRFDPREYADEVLAHLDRDRLDLTVRNREQWDVTRALPPWPRLDLTGPYSWDEIFAGTDPARLTSLALADNPDVRDLRPVRDLPALRTLSLTRCHHVTDLTPLADLALTHLGVPQQPLTRGLPALTGLASLTIGHALPGGTLTDHLPRSDRLQRLYLTQGAITETGLIGIGALTGLTYLSLSAGLGLLEAEDWHEIAAHPALTRLYLAADILPGGPLPALPRITDLGLYLPGGPDTITARAALFPNVRTVDIHPGRQAPQDHAAYAPLFPNAEVTVHRR